One window from the genome of Pseudoalteromonas sp. '520P1 No. 423' encodes:
- a CDS encoding ABC transporter ATP-binding protein, with product MSSNIAISVENISKNFHIYNKPQDRLKQMISIGGKDYYDEYCAVNDVSFKIRKGETVGIVGKNGSGKSTLLQLICGILTPTKGVMETNGRVAALLELGSGFNIEFTGRENVYFNATILGLTQQEIDHKYDEIVNFADIGIFIDQPVKTYSSGMMMRLAFAVAINVEPQILIVDEALSVGDELFQRKCFAKIQEIKESGATILFVSHSAGAIVELCDRALLLDAGQLVLSGTPKQVISKYQRLLHAPKEKHTAILEEIKESISTEDEEFYKADVKEEFTSTIGEYDFFDPNLKAQSTINYTSEGAVINDICILNSNGQTVNILKRGKNYIFRYVVQFDQAAFNVRAGNMFKTTTGVELGGIQSHSQGNGIKYVEAGTTLQFTFNFKCTLLPGTFFLNAGVVGNKDSSEVFLHRIVDACVFRVVHENSLRVTGLIDFSSTDSRINTVKCFDD from the coding sequence ATGTCCTCTAATATTGCTATTAGCGTTGAAAATATAAGTAAAAACTTCCATATCTACAATAAACCTCAAGATCGTTTAAAGCAAATGATTTCTATTGGAGGAAAAGATTATTATGATGAATACTGTGCAGTAAATGACGTATCTTTTAAGATTCGAAAGGGTGAAACTGTTGGCATAGTTGGGAAGAATGGGAGTGGTAAATCTACTTTGTTACAGCTTATTTGCGGAATATTAACCCCAACAAAAGGTGTAATGGAAACAAATGGTAGGGTAGCTGCTTTACTTGAGCTGGGTTCAGGTTTTAATATCGAATTTACAGGGCGTGAAAATGTATATTTTAATGCAACAATACTGGGCCTAACACAGCAAGAAATAGATCATAAATATGATGAAATAGTTAACTTCGCAGATATCGGTATTTTTATAGATCAACCCGTAAAAACATACTCAAGTGGAATGATGATGCGCTTAGCTTTTGCTGTAGCTATAAATGTTGAGCCGCAAATATTAATAGTAGATGAAGCCCTTTCTGTAGGAGATGAGCTTTTTCAGCGGAAGTGCTTTGCAAAAATTCAAGAAATCAAAGAGAGCGGAGCTACAATATTGTTTGTTTCTCACTCTGCTGGAGCTATAGTCGAACTGTGTGACCGAGCACTATTGTTAGATGCAGGGCAATTAGTATTATCAGGAACACCAAAACAAGTTATAAGTAAATATCAACGTTTGCTACATGCGCCGAAAGAAAAACATACGGCTATACTTGAGGAAATAAAGGAATCTATTAGTACTGAAGATGAGGAGTTTTATAAGGCTGATGTAAAGGAGGAGTTTACTTCAACTATAGGTGAGTATGATTTTTTTGATCCAAATCTTAAAGCCCAAAGTACAATAAATTACACATCCGAAGGTGCTGTAATAAATGATATATGCATTCTAAATTCAAATGGCCAAACAGTAAATATTCTAAAACGTGGCAAAAACTACATATTTCGTTATGTTGTACAATTTGATCAAGCTGCTTTCAACGTGAGAGCTGGCAATATGTTTAAAACCACTACAGGAGTTGAACTAGGAGGTATCCAATCTCATAGTCAAGGTAATGGTATAAAGTATGTTGAAGCTGGTACGACACTCCAATTTACATTTAATTTTAAGTGTACTTTGTTACCAGGCACATTCTTTTTAAATGCAGGAGTCGTAGGGAATAAGGATAGTAGTGAGGTTTTTCTACATCGTATTGTTGATGCTTGTGTTTTTAGAGTTGTTCATGAAAATAGTTTACGTGTTACTGGGTTAATTGATTTCTCTTCTACTGATTCTAGAATAAATACAGTCAAATGTTTTGATGATTAG
- a CDS encoding glycosyltransferase, with product MKKRIIVVLGMHRSGTSAITRSLQVLGVELGNDLMPAIKGNNEKGFFEDNSINALNVELLKALNSDWHYLEKITHNDVDFFKENGYFDKALNLLKNKIDSCCLFGFKDPRTSKLLLFWQEVFKELSVDVDYVLIVRNPLCVAKSLLSRDGLDTEKGYLLWLAHMMPSLINTTQEQRVTVEYNRLLESPEYEITRVAKKLKLKVNNEELDLYLKSFLDKKLRNENYTDTDLLNDQSCPALVKEIYVQIIKEVKSADTDDFNLLTCKVSQWVSEYEHLTTSIIYIDKLYFKLSIEQQRVNHLNEALLNKDVSINEINETLVSKEANINELNEMLVSKEANINELNEMLVSKEANINELSETLVNKEVKINKLKDELVTKDFDIEKSIRLLNQKDSELEIIEQSLRSKGEILIEQQQREVVLENTLKEISDEIQLMSLKEANEIKNRKALEQSIQDLKNSWSWRCTAPLRSLGSIIKFTYNRIQNKACIFKGFVPTNCELYDGRYISSSNDPYLVLESEIEPDVYELKGWISFEFKAKFNTDKVTPSLYIDFGEGFSEIHRYPLCYNKGTIFGCYFFEKNIKNIRLDPDESQIDFHFSGLEVKQVDRLAVLSCKTRELKSIKKSEGQGSFDIQISSFKSFLNGARKQLFKQLVEIEASPELQLEIRQKWLVENKNNGMSKKLVRLNSNSNASIGFDNESNKYLLCRNPSSYTYIPKRKPSDFEKTIIAMDHKPFLSILVPIYNTPLDLLEKMLSSVESQWYENYELILADDCSPNEDVREALSQITNESVNVVWLEQNKGIAGASNVALDAAKGDFIVLLDHDDELTADCLYELALCINRDDSDFIYSDEDKLSEEGAYVEPHFKPGWSPDTMMSTMYTCHVCCIRTSLIRSIGGFRSEYDGCQDWDLILRVTEKTDKISHIPKVLYHWRIIPQSIASSLSAKSYAIEASKNVRLDAMKRRGYNGVMEEIKQVPGYFRVRYELVNSPLISIIIPTRDNAKVLKACIDSIYALSSYKNIEVIILDNGSVNERTLSYLEEVSNEGQAKVIRHDHPFNYSELNNIGAREASGELLLFLNDDTEVITPDWLERLGGYAQLKHSGAIGAKLLYPDSTSIQHGGILNLQAGPGHAFLQDDGDAPGYYMRSLLEYNWFAVTGACLMVDAKKFEVVGGFDEDFPIAYNDVELCMRLLDAGYYNTVCQAARLTHHESISRGHDDVNPEKMLRLEQERKRMYYKHPDFFQNDPFYNVNLHPNGIKFEMCP from the coding sequence ATGAAAAAAAGAATAATTGTTGTTTTAGGTATGCATCGTAGTGGGACAAGTGCGATTACTAGATCTCTGCAAGTGCTTGGTGTTGAGCTTGGAAATGACTTGATGCCAGCTATAAAAGGGAATAATGAGAAAGGTTTTTTTGAGGATAATAGTATTAATGCGCTTAATGTGGAATTATTGAAAGCATTGAATAGCGATTGGCATTATTTAGAAAAAATCACTCATAATGATGTTGATTTTTTTAAAGAGAATGGGTACTTCGATAAAGCGCTTAATTTATTAAAGAACAAAATTGATAGTTGTTGCTTATTTGGTTTTAAAGATCCAAGAACGTCAAAGTTGTTGCTGTTTTGGCAAGAAGTTTTCAAAGAGCTAAGCGTTGATGTTGATTATGTTTTAATTGTTAGGAACCCCTTATGCGTTGCAAAGTCCCTTCTAAGCAGGGATGGTCTTGATACAGAAAAAGGCTACCTTTTGTGGTTAGCTCATATGATGCCGAGTTTGATTAATACAACTCAAGAACAGAGAGTTACGGTGGAATATAATCGTTTACTTGAGTCACCTGAATATGAGATAACCAGAGTTGCAAAAAAGCTAAAACTGAAAGTTAATAATGAAGAATTAGATCTTTATTTGAAAAGTTTTTTAGATAAAAAATTACGTAACGAAAATTATACTGATACTGACCTATTAAATGATCAGAGTTGTCCCGCGTTGGTTAAGGAAATATACGTTCAGATTATTAAAGAAGTTAAATCAGCTGATACAGATGACTTTAACCTTTTAACTTGTAAAGTTAGTCAGTGGGTATCAGAATATGAACACCTCACAACTTCTATAATTTATATTGATAAATTATATTTTAAGTTGAGTATTGAACAGCAAAGAGTCAATCATCTTAACGAAGCGCTATTAAATAAAGACGTTAGCATCAATGAAATCAATGAAACATTAGTGAGTAAAGAAGCAAACATCAATGAACTCAATGAAATGTTAGTGAGTAAAGAAGCAAACATCAATGAACTCAATGAAATGTTAGTGAGTAAAGAAGCAAACATCAATGAACTCAGTGAAACGTTAGTGAATAAAGAAGTAAAAATTAATAAATTAAAAGATGAATTAGTTACTAAAGATTTTGATATAGAAAAAAGTATAAGGTTATTGAATCAAAAGGATTCTGAATTGGAGATTATCGAGCAATCTTTACGGAGTAAAGGCGAAATTTTAATCGAACAGCAACAAAGGGAAGTTGTTCTAGAGAATACTCTAAAAGAAATAAGTGATGAGATACAATTAATGTCTTTAAAAGAAGCCAATGAAATTAAAAATAGAAAAGCACTGGAACAGTCGATTCAGGACCTAAAAAATAGCTGGTCATGGAGGTGCACTGCCCCTCTAAGGAGCCTAGGTTCAATTATCAAATTTACATACAATCGAATACAAAATAAGGCCTGTATTTTTAAAGGTTTTGTTCCAACGAACTGTGAGTTGTATGATGGTCGATATATTAGTAGTTCAAATGACCCGTACTTAGTACTTGAATCTGAAATTGAACCTGATGTTTATGAGTTAAAAGGCTGGATTTCATTCGAATTTAAAGCAAAGTTTAATACAGATAAAGTGACCCCTTCTTTATATATAGATTTTGGAGAGGGCTTTTCAGAAATCCATAGATACCCTCTTTGTTATAATAAAGGAACAATTTTTGGTTGCTATTTTTTTGAAAAAAATATAAAAAATATTCGTCTAGATCCCGACGAAAGCCAAATTGACTTTCATTTTAGTGGATTGGAAGTAAAACAAGTCGATCGACTGGCGGTTTTATCTTGTAAAACCAGAGAATTGAAAAGTATTAAAAAGTCAGAAGGACAAGGTTCATTTGACATTCAAATTTCTTCTTTTAAATCATTTCTTAATGGTGCTAGAAAGCAGCTATTTAAGCAATTAGTGGAAATTGAAGCTTCACCAGAGCTGCAATTGGAAATACGCCAAAAGTGGCTTGTTGAGAACAAAAACAATGGAATGTCAAAGAAGTTGGTTAGACTCAATTCCAATTCGAATGCATCTATTGGTTTTGATAATGAATCAAATAAATATTTATTGTGCAGAAATCCCAGCTCTTATACTTATATTCCCAAAAGGAAGCCGAGCGATTTCGAAAAGACCATTATAGCTATGGATCACAAGCCATTTTTATCCATTTTGGTTCCAATCTACAATACTCCCTTGGATTTATTGGAAAAAATGTTATCGTCTGTAGAGTCACAGTGGTATGAAAACTATGAGCTGATTCTCGCAGATGATTGCAGTCCTAACGAAGATGTTAGGGAAGCTTTATCGCAAATCACAAATGAATCTGTAAACGTAGTTTGGTTAGAGCAGAATAAAGGGATCGCCGGAGCGAGCAATGTAGCTTTAGATGCAGCAAAAGGGGACTTTATTGTTTTATTGGACCATGATGATGAACTGACTGCTGACTGTTTATATGAATTGGCGCTTTGTATAAATAGGGATGATTCTGATTTTATCTATAGTGATGAAGATAAACTGTCCGAAGAAGGTGCATATGTAGAACCACATTTTAAACCTGGTTGGTCTCCAGATACTATGATGAGTACAATGTATACTTGTCATGTATGCTGTATACGTACATCCTTAATAAGAAGTATTGGAGGCTTTCGTTCTGAGTATGACGGTTGTCAGGATTGGGATTTAATATTAAGGGTTACTGAAAAAACCGATAAGATCAGTCATATACCAAAAGTTTTATATCACTGGCGTATTATTCCGCAATCAATAGCGTCATCTCTGAGTGCCAAATCATATGCTATTGAGGCTTCTAAAAATGTTCGCTTAGATGCGATGAAACGACGAGGCTATAATGGCGTTATGGAAGAGATCAAGCAAGTCCCTGGATATTTCAGGGTCCGTTATGAACTTGTTAATTCGCCTTTGATTTCGATTATTATTCCGACAAGAGATAATGCCAAAGTTTTGAAAGCCTGCATTGACTCTATTTACGCGCTTAGCAGTTATAAAAATATCGAAGTGATTATTCTCGACAATGGCTCAGTCAATGAACGCACTTTATCCTATCTTGAGGAAGTTAGTAATGAAGGCCAGGCAAAAGTGATCCGGCATGATCATCCTTTTAATTATTCTGAGTTGAATAACATTGGTGCAAGAGAGGCCTCAGGAGAACTGCTGCTATTCTTGAATGATGATACAGAAGTTATTACTCCAGACTGGTTGGAACGTTTAGGAGGCTACGCCCAATTAAAACATTCAGGTGCTATTGGTGCCAAACTACTGTATCCGGATTCCACTTCGATTCAGCACGGTGGTATCTTGAATTTACAGGCTGGACCTGGCCATGCATTTTTGCAAGATGATGGTGATGCACCCGGTTATTATATGCGCAGCCTACTTGAGTATAATTGGTTTGCTGTGACTGGTGCATGTTTAATGGTCGATGCGAAAAAGTTTGAAGTAGTTGGGGGCTTCGATGAAGATTTTCCAATTGCCTATAATGATGTTGAATTGTGTATGAGATTACTCGATGCTGGGTATTATAATACCGTCTGCCAAGCGGCACGTTTGACTCATCATGAATCCATCAGTAGAGGGCATGATGATGTCAATCCTGAAAAAATGTTACGACTCGAACAAGAACGGAAAAGAATGTATTACAAACACCCTGACTTTTTTCAAAATGACCCGTTTTATAATGTAAATTTGCACCCAAATGGAATTAAATTCGAGATGTGCCCATGA
- a CDS encoding glycosyltransferase family 2 protein codes for MSEYNPPQIHILLASYNGAEFIIEQLDSIFSQSYTNIKVTIRDDGSTDNTIDLINGYKKKCDLDITLIENTSKQKGHSFNFSALSEIALNSQSEYFCFSDQDDVWHSNKLSLMIHEIHKLEKQHGVNLPILVHSDLVVVDERLDEIAPSFINYQGLPNPDKHNFPEFLYQNVVTGCATMFNKALLDLATPIPSCAPVHDWWFGLCAQSFGAEKFIAKPLVYYRQHGINSIGATRLKEQRSFFKKYIYKSLFKFPFLLSSAIQQAEILSKSGAKTLPYANECYEIFINDFANLKNISSCKRVMYAHDIFKNRSKYERVYLYFVFFLVKWL; via the coding sequence ATGTCAGAATATAACCCTCCACAAATTCATATATTATTAGCAAGTTATAATGGCGCTGAGTTTATAATTGAACAATTAGACTCAATTTTTTCTCAATCTTATACAAATATTAAAGTGACTATTAGGGATGATGGCTCTACCGATAACACTATTGACTTAATAAATGGCTATAAAAAAAAATGTGATCTTGATATCACTTTAATTGAAAATACTTCTAAGCAAAAAGGACACAGCTTTAATTTTTCAGCTTTATCTGAAATAGCATTAAATAGCCAGTCAGAATATTTTTGTTTTAGTGATCAAGATGATGTCTGGCACAGTAATAAATTGAGTTTAATGATTCATGAAATACATAAGCTTGAAAAACAACATGGGGTGAATTTACCAATTTTAGTGCATTCAGATCTTGTTGTTGTTGATGAGCGGCTTGATGAAATTGCTCCTTCATTTATCAATTATCAAGGATTACCTAACCCTGATAAGCATAACTTTCCGGAGTTTTTATATCAAAATGTAGTGACTGGTTGTGCAACCATGTTTAACAAGGCACTGTTAGATCTTGCAACACCAATCCCATCATGTGCACCAGTCCATGATTGGTGGTTTGGTCTCTGTGCTCAATCTTTTGGGGCTGAAAAGTTTATAGCTAAGCCTTTGGTTTATTATCGTCAGCATGGAATAAACTCAATTGGTGCTACTCGACTTAAAGAACAAAGAAGTTTCTTCAAAAAGTACATATATAAATCTTTATTTAAATTCCCTTTTTTGTTGTCGTCAGCTATTCAGCAAGCAGAAATTTTAAGCAAATCAGGCGCAAAGACACTGCCTTATGCAAACGAATGTTATGAAATATTTATCAATGATTTTGCTAATTTAAAAAACATAAGCTCTTGTAAAAGAGTTATGTATGCTCATGATATTTTTAAAAATAGGTCAAAATATGAGAGGGTTTATCTTTATTTTGTGTTTTTTCTAGTAAAATGGTTATAG
- a CDS encoding glycosyltransferase codes for MISICIPIYNSNFEYLDRAVQSVLAQSSSDWILKLVDGSTEPSKKIKSWALGLNNKKIEYVINSQDKSMSGNWNYAFNLAATELVTLLHDDDMLSPNYIEEMVKLSKENPNSSAYFCNVNTIDEQEQLTLTIADYIKRFIQPKGKFIHLSGDKGLAHLLKGVFIFCPTMCYRKSKLTQQPFNKKWKMVTDLDFYINTIKTGGVLTGTSEKLYLYRRHSNNQTSKLTQSLIRFEEEVSIYTQVESDVLDSWLLTKKVANKKVIIKLHLIFLIFQSFIRFDFKQLKKLSYFLFSLFK; via the coding sequence ATGATTTCGATATGTATACCTATTTACAATTCCAATTTTGAATATTTAGATCGTGCAGTGCAAAGTGTGCTAGCGCAGTCTTCAAGTGACTGGATATTAAAGTTAGTAGATGGTTCAACAGAACCATCAAAAAAAATAAAATCTTGGGCTTTAGGCTTAAACAATAAAAAAATTGAATATGTTATTAATTCTCAAGATAAATCTATGTCTGGAAACTGGAACTATGCTTTCAATTTAGCTGCTACTGAGCTTGTGACCTTATTACACGATGATGATATGCTTTCTCCAAATTATATAGAAGAAATGGTTAAATTATCAAAAGAGAACCCAAACTCATCAGCTTATTTTTGTAATGTAAATACCATTGATGAACAAGAGCAATTGACTCTCACTATAGCTGATTATATTAAACGATTTATACAGCCTAAAGGTAAGTTTATTCATTTAAGTGGAGATAAAGGCTTAGCTCATTTATTGAAAGGAGTATTTATTTTTTGTCCTACAATGTGTTATCGAAAATCTAAATTAACTCAGCAACCCTTTAATAAAAAATGGAAAATGGTAACTGATTTAGATTTTTATATTAATACTATAAAAACAGGTGGGGTGTTGACTGGCACAAGTGAAAAGTTGTATTTATATCGGCGTCATTCAAATAATCAAACATCAAAGTTAACCCAATCATTAATTCGCTTTGAAGAAGAAGTATCTATTTATACTCAGGTGGAAAGTGATGTATTGGATTCTTGGTTACTAACAAAAAAAGTCGCGAATAAAAAAGTGATTATTAAATTACATCTTATTTTTTTAATTTTCCAATCCTTTATAAGGTTTGATTTTAAACAATTAAAAAAACTGTCATACTTTTTATTTTCTTTATTTAAATAA
- a CDS encoding glycosyltransferase family 2 protein produces MDSVLLIIPAHNEANTILSVINDLKTNGFTNLLVVDDASEDDTAKLATKAGAKVMSLPYNMGAWKATQAGLRYANENNFEYAITFDADGQHLADSLANLITVSINTDADIIIGSCPKRGTLARHIAWKLFRAISGVGVQDLTSGLRLYNKAAISVLSSKEATLLEYQDVGVLLMLRRFKLEKSEVEVAMKEREHGISRIFYSWGAVLYYMAYTTMLCISKFKTNRQEITN; encoded by the coding sequence ATGGATTCAGTACTTTTAATTATTCCTGCACATAATGAAGCAAATACAATTTTATCTGTTATTAATGACTTAAAAACAAATGGCTTCACTAATTTGTTGGTGGTAGATGACGCTAGTGAAGATGATACTGCAAAATTAGCAACGAAAGCAGGCGCTAAGGTAATGAGTTTACCTTACAATATGGGAGCTTGGAAAGCGACTCAAGCTGGTTTACGCTATGCTAACGAAAATAATTTTGAGTACGCTATTACTTTTGATGCCGATGGCCAGCACTTAGCTGATTCACTTGCTAATTTAATAACAGTTAGTATTAACACTGATGCAGATATTATTATTGGATCTTGCCCTAAAAGAGGCACTCTGGCTAGGCATATAGCCTGGAAATTATTTAGAGCGATTTCTGGAGTGGGAGTTCAAGATTTAACATCAGGACTGAGACTTTATAATAAAGCTGCAATTTCAGTATTGAGTTCTAAGGAAGCAACTTTGTTAGAGTATCAAGATGTTGGGGTTCTACTTATGTTACGTAGATTTAAACTAGAAAAATCTGAAGTTGAAGTTGCAATGAAAGAGCGAGAGCATGGTATATCTCGTATTTTTTATTCATGGGGTGCCGTACTTTATTATATGGCTTACACAACTATGTTATGCATTAGTAAATTTAAGACAAATAGACAAGAAATTACTAATTAA
- a CDS encoding DUF2304 domain-containing protein, whose protein sequence is MQHYQVFTASIAIIFFIIVFTLIRRDSILMGAAFRWFAIAIGTLILGVYPQLSDLAAGVLGISYPPILPVTIACLVLMVKVLLADIERAKTQVKLDRLAQRLAMLELEVKSSTK, encoded by the coding sequence TTGCAGCATTATCAAGTTTTCACCGCTTCAATAGCGATTATTTTCTTCATTATCGTGTTCACATTAATTAGAAGAGATTCTATTTTAATGGGAGCAGCATTTCGATGGTTTGCAATTGCTATTGGTACTCTTATATTAGGTGTATATCCTCAACTCTCTGATTTGGCCGCTGGTGTATTAGGTATTTCTTACCCTCCAATATTACCTGTTACTATTGCCTGTTTGGTTTTGATGGTGAAAGTGTTATTAGCTGATATTGAAAGAGCCAAAACACAAGTTAAACTAGATAGACTAGCCCAACGCTTAGCCATGCTTGAGCTAGAGGTGAAAAGCAGCACTAAATGA
- a CDS encoding sulfotransferase family 2 domain-containing protein yields the protein MFLKQAVKNIIRKAGFELKLNRISPTAYTDKGIVFVHIAKCGGISIDTALRSVFASPGQPRINRNAAINTSLQNFTQDCESPENSARFGDLHSHTIQMLVNYHLELNWSYISGHTAVTSELLAKYANKNNFVTVLREPVARFISHYIYTKLTNELPIMLPNKFNTDNLIAEARDILNSRRGWHMINTPTMCLTGQFPKDVEHAKQVQSTVANNLKHFTTVGFLDELPQFVEQIKQVTNKDIVIPRKNVTNKIVGEEKAKVEETLRNFFDDKATKLQLNTLAKYEIENYAKAKEQYSKL from the coding sequence TTGTTTTTAAAGCAAGCTGTAAAAAATATTATTCGTAAAGCGGGGTTTGAGCTAAAGCTAAACCGTATATCTCCAACAGCATATACAGATAAAGGCATTGTATTTGTGCATATTGCTAAATGTGGTGGTATTTCGATAGATACAGCATTACGTAGTGTTTTTGCATCTCCTGGTCAACCTAGAATAAATCGCAATGCTGCTATTAATACTAGTTTGCAAAACTTCACCCAAGATTGTGAATCCCCTGAGAACAGTGCTCGCTTTGGTGACTTACACTCACACACCATTCAAATGTTAGTGAATTATCACCTTGAGCTAAATTGGTCATATATTAGCGGGCATACTGCGGTGACATCTGAACTTTTAGCTAAATATGCAAATAAAAACAATTTTGTAACGGTATTGCGAGAGCCGGTAGCACGTTTCATATCACACTATATCTATACCAAACTCACTAATGAGCTACCTATAATGCTGCCTAATAAATTTAATACAGATAACCTAATTGCAGAGGCGAGAGATATTTTAAATAGTCGTAGAGGCTGGCATATGATTAATACGCCGACTATGTGTCTTACTGGGCAGTTTCCTAAAGATGTAGAGCACGCAAAACAAGTGCAAAGTACAGTAGCTAATAATCTAAAACACTTTACTACAGTTGGTTTTTTAGATGAATTACCTCAATTTGTAGAACAAATAAAACAAGTGACTAATAAAGATATCGTCATTCCAAGAAAAAATGTTACTAATAAAATAGTGGGTGAAGAAAAAGCAAAAGTAGAAGAAACATTGCGTAACTTTTTTGATGATAAAGCAACTAAACTACAATTAAATACATTAGCTAAGTATGAAATTGAAAACTATGCAAAAGCAAAAGAGCAATATAGTAAGTTGTAA
- a CDS encoding Gfo/Idh/MocA family oxidoreductase, which produces MTKKILLIGSGMFIEQTILPALVCLKQQFKIVGILNNSGKVSTTIEQLQANLTVTNDIKHFSANEIDIVFMCIPVQSVPSTLSKLLKNNFKNVTLFVTTPVVPLNKLNLTRELKQFKKAYAFEFVPFLSKYRLARTLITEGKVGKFKKLWLNHNGYLYHGLATIRSFMNWQYPVSVKALKFGPYSEYQFKFANSAFAAIKEPKDYHNGSFLIAGTKGLICDHPLNAKNTYLIDHALDKSGKITGFTVNNTQQPITEAEQIVFSELPLELLSDKTEIRQLNIIAAAEVFNAAFNNDLSKLYSYQDTILDHAIIRIAKKCRHYLDPFAYFGTSILKAIIRK; this is translated from the coding sequence ATGACAAAAAAAATATTACTTATCGGCTCCGGCATGTTTATTGAGCAAACCATATTGCCAGCCTTAGTATGCCTTAAACAACAATTTAAAATAGTTGGTATATTAAATAATAGTGGCAAAGTAAGTACCACTATTGAGCAACTTCAAGCAAATTTAACTGTTACTAACGATATTAAACATTTTAGCGCTAATGAGATTGATATTGTTTTTATGTGCATTCCTGTGCAAAGCGTGCCTAGTACGCTAAGCAAGCTACTTAAAAACAACTTTAAAAATGTGACCTTGTTTGTTACTACACCTGTTGTACCGTTAAACAAATTAAACTTAACCCGCGAACTCAAACAATTCAAAAAAGCTTATGCTTTTGAGTTTGTGCCCTTTTTATCTAAATATCGCCTGGCAAGAACATTAATAACAGAAGGCAAAGTGGGTAAATTTAAAAAGTTATGGCTAAACCATAATGGCTATTTATATCACGGTTTAGCAACCATACGCTCGTTTATGAATTGGCAGTACCCTGTTAGCGTTAAAGCCTTAAAGTTTGGGCCATATAGTGAATACCAGTTTAAATTTGCTAACAGTGCTTTTGCTGCTATTAAAGAACCTAAAGATTATCATAATGGTTCATTTTTAATTGCTGGCACAAAAGGTTTGATCTGTGATCATCCTCTGAATGCTAAAAACACTTACCTTATTGACCATGCACTAGATAAAAGTGGAAAAATAACTGGGTTTACTGTAAATAATACCCAGCAACCTATTACAGAGGCTGAGCAAATTGTATTTTCCGAATTACCTCTTGAATTGTTATCCGATAAAACTGAAATAAGGCAACTCAATATAATTGCAGCCGCAGAGGTATTTAATGCTGCATTTAATAATGATTTAAGTAAGCTCTATAGTTATCAAGATACGATTTTAGATCATGCTATTATCAGAATAGCTAAAAAATGCAGACACTATTTAGACCCTTTTGCCTATTTTGGCACTTCAATTCTAAAAGCGATAATTCGAAAGTAA